In a single window of the uncultured Dysgonomonas sp. genome:
- a CDS encoding aconitate hydratase — MKSTTFDIDMIRKFYESYPSKVEEAKSKLKRPLTLSEKILYAHLSTDEPIKDFVRATDYVNFSPDRVAMQDATAQMALLQLMNSGRTKVAVPSTVHCDHLIQAYKSAKEDLNTAEVTNKEVFDFLTNVSNKFGIGFWKPGAGIIHQVVLENYAFPGGMMIGTDSHTPNAGGLGMVAIGVGGADAVDVMAGMPWELKMPKIIGVKLTGKLSGWASPKDVILKLAGILTVKGGTNAIIEYFGEGTASLSATGKGTICNMGAEVGATTSIFPYDKKSSEYLKATFRSDVAELADKIMEHLQPDAEIANNPQKYFDQIIEIDLSTLEPYVNGPFTPDAAHPISQFANAVKENGYPRQMEVGLIGSCTNSSYEDMSRAASIVADAKKKNIKVKAQFIINPGSEQVRYTAERDGILPIFEEAGATIMANACGPCIGQWKRESDNPERPNSIVTSFNRNFAKRNDGNPNTHAFVTSPEIVAALSIAGDLCFNPMTDTLVNEKGEHVKLQEPQGYELPPNGYKKDDEGFIAPAADGSKIEVKIAPDSQRLQELKPFPAWNGKDIIAQPLLIKAKGKCTTDHISMAGPWLRFRGHLDNISDNMLIGAVNAFNDKTNAVLDVETGEYIAVPKLARKFKAEGLGSVVVAEENYGEGSSREHAAMEPRFLNVKAILVKSFARIHETNLKKQGMLALTFIDKNDYDKVREDDKISIQGLTDFRPGKNLTVELTHKNGEKESFGVAHTYNDTQIEWFKAGSALNYMKQ; from the coding sequence ATGAAAAGTACCACTTTTGATATAGATATGATTCGCAAATTTTACGAATCTTACCCATCAAAGGTTGAAGAGGCTAAAAGCAAACTAAAACGCCCTTTGACACTGTCCGAAAAAATTCTTTATGCACATTTATCAACAGATGAACCTATTAAAGATTTTGTGCGCGCAACGGATTATGTCAACTTTTCGCCCGACAGGGTTGCCATGCAGGACGCTACTGCACAAATGGCCTTGTTGCAATTGATGAATTCGGGACGTACCAAGGTGGCTGTCCCATCGACAGTACACTGCGACCACCTGATACAGGCATACAAATCGGCAAAAGAAGACCTGAATACTGCCGAGGTTACAAACAAAGAGGTCTTTGACTTTCTGACCAACGTATCCAATAAATTCGGAATCGGTTTCTGGAAACCCGGTGCAGGCATCATCCATCAAGTAGTACTCGAAAACTATGCTTTCCCCGGCGGAATGATGATCGGGACAGACTCACATACGCCAAATGCCGGAGGACTAGGTATGGTAGCCATAGGCGTAGGTGGTGCCGATGCGGTAGATGTAATGGCGGGAATGCCCTGGGAACTGAAAATGCCGAAAATCATAGGGGTTAAGCTGACCGGAAAATTATCGGGTTGGGCTTCACCAAAAGATGTCATACTAAAACTAGCAGGTATACTTACTGTAAAAGGGGGAACAAATGCTATTATCGAATATTTTGGCGAAGGCACTGCGTCATTATCTGCTACAGGCAAGGGTACTATCTGTAACATGGGTGCGGAAGTAGGTGCAACAACATCCATTTTCCCGTATGACAAAAAATCGTCTGAATACCTGAAAGCTACCTTCCGTAGTGACGTGGCAGAACTGGCCGATAAGATAATGGAACATCTGCAACCTGATGCAGAGATAGCAAATAATCCGCAAAAATATTTTGACCAGATAATCGAAATAGATTTATCAACTCTCGAACCATATGTAAACGGACCTTTTACACCCGATGCGGCACACCCTATTTCTCAATTTGCCAATGCGGTAAAAGAAAACGGTTATCCCAGGCAGATGGAAGTGGGTCTAATCGGCTCATGTACAAACTCGTCATACGAAGACATGTCGCGTGCGGCATCGATCGTCGCTGATGCCAAAAAGAAAAATATAAAAGTAAAAGCCCAATTTATAATCAATCCCGGTTCGGAACAAGTACGCTATACTGCCGAAAGAGATGGCATATTACCTATCTTTGAAGAAGCTGGGGCGACTATTATGGCAAATGCCTGCGGGCCTTGCATCGGACAATGGAAAAGGGAGTCGGATAACCCGGAACGTCCCAATTCAATCGTAACATCGTTTAACCGCAACTTTGCCAAACGAAACGACGGCAATCCGAACACCCATGCCTTTGTTACATCACCGGAAATTGTGGCTGCACTAAGCATTGCCGGAGATTTATGTTTCAATCCGATGACAGACACATTAGTGAATGAAAAAGGGGAGCATGTAAAATTGCAAGAACCTCAGGGATATGAATTACCGCCGAACGGATATAAGAAAGATGATGAGGGATTTATAGCTCCGGCAGCAGATGGTTCAAAAATCGAAGTAAAAATAGCTCCTGACTCACAACGCCTGCAAGAACTGAAACCGTTTCCTGCGTGGAACGGGAAAGATATTATCGCTCAGCCGCTATTAATAAAAGCAAAAGGCAAATGTACCACCGACCACATTTCGATGGCCGGACCATGGCTTCGTTTCCGCGGACATCTGGATAATATATCCGATAATATGCTGATAGGGGCCGTCAATGCATTCAATGATAAAACAAACGCTGTTCTGGATGTGGAAACCGGCGAATATATCGCTGTTCCTAAACTTGCCCGGAAATTCAAAGCCGAAGGACTGGGCTCCGTCGTAGTAGCTGAAGAAAACTACGGAGAAGGCTCATCTCGCGAACATGCAGCAATGGAGCCCCGGTTCCTGAATGTAAAAGCCATACTCGTCAAGTCTTTTGCCCGCATACATGAAACCAACCTAAAAAAACAAGGTATGCTTGCCCTTACCTTTATCGATAAGAATGATTATGATAAGGTACGTGAAGATGATAAAATAAGCATACAAGGACTAACCGATTTCAGACCGGGAAAGAACCTTACCGTCGAACTCACCCATAAAAACGGTGAAAAAGAATCGTTCGGGGTAGCCCACACCTATAACGATACGCAGATAGAATGGTTTAAGGCTGGCAGTGCCCTGAATTATATGAAACAATAA
- a CDS encoding DJ-1/PfpI family protein → MIFNILLFPGFETLDVFGPVEIFGKVEGSTIRYYSETGGLICNADNIKIKTNPVELLIPEETNILLIPGGMGTRKEIENPVFIEKIRTLAIASQYTLTVCTGSALLAKTGLLDGRSATSNKRAFEWVESASSQVNWIKRARWVKDGKYYTSSGVSAGMDMALGFIRDMLGTEEARKIAFRIEYNWQEDESADNFCNQ, encoded by the coding sequence ATGATTTTCAATATACTTCTTTTTCCCGGTTTTGAAACACTCGATGTATTCGGGCCTGTGGAAATATTCGGTAAGGTTGAAGGTAGTACAATCAGATATTATTCTGAAACCGGAGGCCTTATATGCAATGCAGATAATATTAAGATCAAAACCAACCCGGTAGAATTATTAATACCGGAAGAAACGAATATACTGCTTATTCCCGGAGGAATGGGTACACGAAAGGAAATAGAAAATCCTGTCTTTATAGAGAAGATAAGGACATTAGCCATTGCTAGTCAATATACCCTTACTGTTTGCACGGGTAGTGCATTATTAGCTAAAACCGGTTTACTGGATGGCAGAAGTGCGACATCAAACAAACGTGCTTTCGAGTGGGTGGAAAGTGCTTCTTCTCAAGTAAACTGGATAAAACGGGCACGCTGGGTGAAAGACGGCAAGTATTATACCTCATCGGGTGTCAGCGCCGGAATGGATATGGCTTTAGGATTTATTCGTGATATGCTGGGGACAGAAGAAGCCCGGAAGATAGCTTTCAGAATAGAATATAATTGGCAGGAAGATGAAAGTGCCGACAACTTTTGCAATCAGTAA
- a CDS encoding GNAT family N-acetyltransferase, whose protein sequence is MNIDIQPIKESDFEELITLFLEFATFEKLPEKMTNSVGQMLKEKDYFHGFVARDVDGSIIGYATYFFAYYTWTGKSLYMDDLYVRQTYRGKGIGTLLINKVITYAKEERCNGLRWQVSE, encoded by the coding sequence ATGAATATAGATATACAGCCCATAAAGGAATCAGACTTTGAAGAGTTAATTACCCTCTTTCTGGAATTTGCCACCTTTGAAAAATTACCCGAAAAGATGACTAATTCCGTCGGACAGATGCTGAAAGAAAAGGATTATTTTCACGGCTTTGTTGCCAGGGATGTGGATGGCTCCATTATCGGGTATGCGACTTACTTCTTCGCTTATTATACATGGACAGGCAAATCCTTGTACATGGATGACTTATATGTCAGGCAAACATACAGAGGAAAGGGCATAGGTACACTCCTTATCAACAAAGTGATTACTTATGCAAAAGAAGAACGATGCAATGGCCTGCGCTGGCAGGTTTCGGAATGA
- a CDS encoding citrate synthase, protein MERLLDKEIVDKISATVGVTSNFDPELFQKMNVKRGLRNEDHTGVVVGLTKVGDVVGYERSEDGKLTPIPGKLIYRGISLEDIVRGAQKENRLGFEEVVYLILSGNMPNKEELKEFSELMSCIMDLKPKIVMHILDLVGNDIMNYLSRCVLELYTFDDKPDETTPENLIRQSLNLVATFPTIIAYAHNALRHSNGKSLHIRHPQANLSLAENFLYMMKGHHYTQLDVKILDLALMVHADHGGGNNSTFTVRVTSSTGTDTYSAIAAGIGSLKGPLHGGANLKVIDMMKNIKTNVKDWTSVEEVDSYLLKILNKEAYDKTGLIYGIGHAIYTISDPRTMLLKEMARDLAIEKGREEEYNFYKLLEERAILNFMEKKGKNVNKQVCANVDFYSGFVYDMIGLPQEIYTPLFAMARIVGWCAHRIEELNFKQKRIIRPAYKNAADIKEYIPIADRK, encoded by the coding sequence ATGGAGAGATTACTGGATAAGGAAATAGTGGATAAAATATCGGCAACAGTGGGCGTAACGAGTAACTTCGACCCCGAACTGTTCCAAAAAATGAATGTAAAACGCGGCCTTCGCAACGAAGACCATACCGGTGTAGTTGTAGGACTTACCAAAGTAGGCGACGTTGTGGGATATGAACGCAGCGAAGACGGCAAGCTGACGCCTATCCCCGGCAAACTTATATACAGGGGAATCAGCCTCGAAGACATAGTCAGGGGTGCCCAGAAAGAAAACAGGCTGGGATTTGAAGAGGTAGTCTATCTTATCCTTTCGGGCAATATGCCGAACAAGGAAGAACTGAAAGAATTTTCGGAACTGATGAGTTGCATTATGGACCTGAAACCGAAAATTGTAATGCACATACTCGACCTCGTAGGAAATGATATTATGAATTATCTTTCCCGTTGTGTACTCGAATTATATACATTCGACGACAAGCCCGACGAAACCACCCCTGAGAACCTGATACGCCAATCTCTGAACCTTGTTGCCACTTTCCCGACCATCATCGCCTATGCACACAATGCATTAAGGCACAGCAATGGCAAGTCTCTCCACATCAGACATCCGCAAGCAAACCTGTCGCTTGCCGAAAACTTTCTGTATATGATGAAAGGGCACCACTATACACAATTGGATGTGAAAATTCTCGACCTTGCGCTCATGGTACATGCCGACCACGGGGGAGGTAATAATTCTACTTTTACGGTACGTGTGACCAGTTCGACAGGTACTGATACCTATTCGGCCATCGCTGCGGGTATAGGCTCTCTGAAAGGGCCTCTGCATGGAGGAGCAAACCTGAAAGTCATCGATATGATGAAAAATATTAAGACCAATGTGAAAGACTGGACAAGTGTTGAAGAAGTAGATTCCTATCTGCTGAAGATATTGAACAAAGAAGCTTATGACAAGACAGGCCTTATATATGGTATAGGGCATGCTATATATACAATATCCGACCCACGTACCATGCTGCTCAAAGAAATGGCCCGCGACCTTGCCATAGAGAAAGGACGGGAAGAAGAATATAACTTCTACAAGCTGCTGGAAGAAAGAGCTATCCTCAACTTTATGGAGAAAAAAGGTAAGAATGTCAACAAGCAGGTATGTGCCAATGTGGACTTCTATTCGGGTTTCGTATACGATATGATAGGTCTGCCTCAGGAAATATACACCCCATTGTTTGCAATGGCGCGTATAGTGGGCTGGTGTGCACACCGTATCGAAGAACTCAACTTCAAGCAAAAGCGTATTATCCGCCCTGCATACAAGAATGCCGCCGACATAAAAGAATATATACCTATTGCCGATAGAAAATGA
- a CDS encoding DUF423 domain-containing protein, with translation MKQTVLIIAAIYGMLSVILGAFGAHALKDILTPEKLISFETGVRYQMYHAIVLLAIGLTQPFVSPLEKWAAICMIVGVVLFSFSIYFLSFAEHWGINLRFLGPITPLGGLFLITGWLLLILFFIKNKIF, from the coding sequence ATGAAACAAACAGTATTAATTATTGCTGCTATATATGGAATGCTCTCGGTGATATTGGGAGCATTCGGTGCACATGCACTTAAAGACATACTCACACCTGAAAAGCTGATCAGCTTCGAAACCGGCGTGCGTTATCAGATGTACCACGCCATTGTATTGCTAGCCATAGGGCTGACACAGCCATTCGTATCACCATTAGAAAAATGGGCTGCTATCTGCATGATAGTAGGTGTGGTCTTGTTTTCATTCAGCATCTATTTTCTATCCTTTGCCGAACATTGGGGGATAAATCTGCGTTTCTTAGGGCCAATAACTCCTCTGGGAGGATTGTTTCTCATTACAGGATGGCTGTTATTGATCCTGTTTTTTATTAAAAATAAAATTTTCTGA
- a CDS encoding head GIN domain-containing protein: MKTLLYTIGITLLVLSAQSCSFNSVRGNGNITENEVNISDYKEIEFSGGSSIVYEQKPDAAPYLRIETDENIFPLLIVESNNGILSIKNKENVSPTKYNIYTNSTALARVSASGSIKLHIKGKLETTDLVLSVSGSANILGDSIVAQSVVTKVSGSGDITMTGKTTKMESSISGSGKTNTMNMIADTVTCSVSGSGNFSVYAEKLLTVRVSGSGNVEYRGNAQVDQAISGSGKVVKVQ, translated from the coding sequence ATGAAAACACTATTGTACACAATCGGTATTACGCTATTAGTTTTAAGCGCCCAATCCTGTTCATTCAATTCAGTGAGAGGAAATGGAAACATAACAGAGAATGAAGTCAATATCTCAGATTATAAGGAGATAGAATTTAGTGGAGGCTCAAGCATTGTATATGAACAAAAACCTGATGCCGCGCCATATCTAAGGATAGAAACAGACGAAAACATTTTCCCTTTGTTAATTGTAGAATCCAATAACGGCATTCTTTCTATCAAAAATAAAGAAAATGTGAGTCCTACTAAATATAATATCTATACCAATTCGACAGCCTTGGCCCGGGTAAGTGCCAGCGGTTCTATTAAACTCCATATCAAAGGTAAACTGGAAACTACCGATCTAGTATTGTCTGTTTCGGGTAGTGCGAATATCCTCGGTGACAGCATTGTAGCACAAAGCGTAGTTACAAAAGTCTCCGGCTCAGGCGATATCACAATGACCGGTAAAACCACCAAGATGGAAAGCAGTATATCCGGAAGTGGAAAAACCAACACCATGAATATGATAGCCGACACTGTAACCTGTTCCGTATCAGGCAGTGGTAATTTCTCCGTATATGCCGAAAAGTTGCTGACCGTGAGAGTATCGGGTAGTGGTAACGTAGAGTACAGAGGAAATGCTCAGGTAGACCAGGCCATATCAGGCTCAGGAAAGGTTGTCAAAGTACAGTAA
- the mce gene encoding methylmalonyl-CoA epimerase yields MDISHIEHLGIAVKSIEEQLPYYEGVLGLKCYNIEVVEDQKVKTAFFKVGQTKIELLEPTSPDSTIAKFIEKKGEGIHHIAFSVADGVANALSEMESKGVQLIDKAPRGGAEGLSIAFLHPKSTGSVLTELCEHPTK; encoded by the coding sequence ATGGATATTTCACACATTGAACATTTAGGTATTGCTGTAAAAAGCATCGAAGAACAACTACCTTATTACGAGGGTGTTTTAGGTCTAAAATGTTATAACATTGAAGTTGTAGAAGACCAAAAAGTAAAAACTGCATTCTTCAAAGTGGGACAAACGAAAATTGAGCTTCTGGAGCCAACTAGCCCTGATAGCACAATTGCTAAATTCATTGAGAAAAAAGGAGAAGGCATCCACCATATCGCATTCAGCGTAGCAGACGGAGTAGCTAACGCTCTTTCCGAAATGGAATCGAAAGGTGTACAGTTGATAGACAAAGCTCCTCGCGGTGGTGCAGAAGGCTTGAGTATAGCTTTCTTACACCCGAAATCAACAGGAAGTGTCCTCACCGAACTATGTGAACATCCAACCAAATAA
- a CDS encoding acyl-CoA carboxylase subunit beta, which translates to MSQLEKVKELMELRAKARLGGGQKRIDSQHDKGKYTARERIAILLDEGSFEEFDMFVEHRSTNFGMDKQKFLGDGVVTGCGTIDGRLVYIFAQDFTVIGGSLSETMALKICKVMDMAMKVGAPVIGINDSGGARIQEGVNALAGYAEIFQRNILASGVIPQISGIFGPCAGGAVYSPALTDFTLMTEGTSYMFLTGPKVVKTVTGEDVTQEELGGASVHTTKSGVAHFSVANEDDGLALIRHLYSFLPQNNMEEAPRRECTDPIARMEDSLNEIIPDNPNKPYDMFEVIGAVVDNGEFLEVHGNYAKNIIIGFARMNGQSVGVVANQPKYLAGVLDINASRKAARFVRFCDAFNIPLVTLVDVPGFLPGTGQEYGGVITHGAKLLYAYGEATVPKVTVTLRKSYGGSHIVMSCKQLRGDINYAWPTAEIAVMGADGAAEVLYAKDIKEAENPAEALAAKKAEYNKLFCNPFNAARYGYIDDVIEPRNTRFRVIRALEQLRTKKQVNPAKKHDNLPL; encoded by the coding sequence ATGAGCCAACTTGAAAAGGTAAAAGAGCTAATGGAACTTCGTGCTAAAGCCCGTCTGGGTGGAGGTCAAAAAAGAATCGACTCTCAGCACGATAAAGGCAAATACACAGCACGCGAACGTATAGCTATCCTCCTTGACGAAGGTAGTTTCGAAGAATTCGACATGTTCGTAGAACACCGCAGTACAAACTTCGGAATGGACAAACAAAAATTCCTGGGAGACGGTGTTGTTACAGGTTGCGGTACTATCGACGGCCGTTTGGTTTATATTTTTGCACAGGACTTCACTGTAATCGGTGGTTCATTGTCAGAAACTATGGCTTTGAAAATCTGCAAAGTAATGGATATGGCGATGAAAGTAGGTGCCCCTGTAATCGGAATCAACGACTCGGGTGGCGCACGTATTCAAGAAGGTGTTAACGCTTTAGCGGGTTATGCTGAAATATTCCAACGTAACATCTTAGCATCCGGTGTTATCCCTCAGATTTCAGGTATCTTCGGACCTTGTGCCGGTGGTGCTGTATACTCTCCGGCTCTTACCGACTTTACGCTGATGACAGAAGGTACTTCTTATATGTTCCTTACCGGACCTAAAGTGGTAAAAACTGTTACAGGTGAAGACGTAACTCAGGAAGAACTTGGAGGTGCAAGCGTACATACAACAAAATCGGGTGTTGCTCATTTCTCTGTAGCAAACGAAGACGATGGTCTTGCACTTATCCGTCATCTATATAGCTTCCTTCCTCAAAACAATATGGAAGAAGCTCCTCGCAGAGAATGTACCGACCCGATTGCCAGAATGGAAGATTCATTGAATGAAATCATTCCTGACAACCCGAACAAGCCTTACGATATGTTCGAGGTTATCGGTGCGGTAGTAGACAATGGAGAATTCCTTGAAGTACATGGTAATTATGCTAAAAACATCATTATTGGTTTTGCCCGTATGAACGGACAATCGGTAGGTGTGGTAGCAAACCAACCTAAATATCTGGCTGGAGTGCTTGACATTAATGCATCACGCAAAGCTGCTCGTTTCGTGCGTTTCTGCGATGCTTTCAACATTCCGTTGGTAACATTGGTAGACGTTCCGGGATTCCTTCCGGGAACAGGACAGGAATACGGCGGCGTAATCACTCACGGAGCAAAACTGCTCTATGCTTACGGTGAAGCTACTGTACCTAAGGTAACTGTGACTCTTCGTAAATCTTATGGTGGCTCTCACATTGTGATGAGCTGTAAACAACTTCGCGGAGACATCAACTATGCATGGCCAACTGCCGAAATCGCAGTAATGGGTGCTGATGGTGCTGCTGAAGTATTGTATGCTAAAGATATCAAAGAGGCTGAAAACCCTGCTGAAGCACTTGCCGCGAAGAAAGCTGAATACAATAAACTATTCTGCAATCCTTTCAATGCTGCACGTTATGGATATATCGACGATGTTATCGAACCACGCAACACTCGTTTCCGTGTGATCCGTGCTTTGGAGCAGTTGAGAACCAAAAAGCAAGTTAATCCTGCTAAAAAGCATGAT